A single Elaeis guineensis isolate ETL-2024a chromosome 15, EG11, whole genome shotgun sequence DNA region contains:
- the LOC140853949 gene encoding uncharacterized protein produces MSHFGRSGPPDIKDTYSLLVLNISFRTTADDLFPLFDRYGKVVDVFIPRDRRTGDSRGFAFVRYKYADEAQKAVDKLDGRNVDGRNIMVQFAKYGPNAEPIHKGRIVEELPRTRGRSRSRSPRPRYRDGYRDKIHRRRSRSRSRERYERDRYRERERDYRHRSRSRSLSPDYYRGHGRRSDGDRRRSRSRSYDSASPDRHSDSPQRSPTPRRNPPRDKSPDKGSHGARSPPSRSVSPYGRRADSRSPSPHGSDQD; encoded by the exons ATGTCGCACTTCGGCCGATCCGGGCCGCCGGACATCAAGGATACCTACTCGCTtctcgtcctcaacatcagcttcc GTACCACCGCGGATGATCTCTTCCCTCTCTTCGATCGATATGGCAAGGTGGTGGATGTCTTCATTCCAAGGGACCGTAG GACTGGGGATTCGCGGGGATTTGCGTTCGTGAGGTACAAGTATGCTGATGAGGCTCAGAAGGCCGTGGACAAGCTCGATG GGCGAAATGTTGATGGTCGAAACATTATGGTTCAATTTGCGAAATATGGGCCGAATGCTGAACCTAT TCATAAAGGAAGAATTGTAGAGGAGCTCCCAAGGACAAGGGGCAGGTCAAGAAGCCGTAGCCCTAGGCCAAG GTACAGAGATGGTTATCGAGACAAAATTCATAGGAGGCGAAGCCGTAGTCGAAGCAGGGAGCGTTATGAGCGTGACAGGTACCGTGAGAGAGAAAGGGATTATCGCCATAGGAGCAGAAGTCGCAGTCTAAGCCCTGATTATTATAGAGGCCATGGTAGAAGGTCAGATGGTGATCGAAGGAGAAGCAGGAGCCGCTCTTATGACAG TGCATCACCTGATCGGCATAGCGATAGCCCTCAAAGGAGTCCAACACCTCGCAGGAACCCACCTCGCGATAAAAGCCCTGACAAAGGTAGCCATGGTGCACGCTCTCCACCATCACGAAGTGTTTCACCCTATGGTCGACGTGCAGATTCCCGGAGTCCATCTCCACACGGTTCTGATCAG GATTGA